The window GATATCAGTAGTGATTTCTGCTTGTTAATGGGTCGCGACGCTCCCAGTCATGTCAAACGTCGACTGTGTGGTTATGtacaagtctaaccttgttagtcaGTTGGTTATGTACATCAACAAAATTGCTTACGGATGAGATAAACTGTCCAAGTCACTTTGAGTTCACATTAATGTACATTACTATAAACAATTTGCAGTCAAACACTGTTATcaagtaataataagtaataatctgTTAAGCACTTCGTATTCCTACTGcttgtgttgtgtttgtttataaaatcaagtGTAAAACCGAATCAGAGTGAAGTTCTATCCttatatttaactgaaaaattaagaaaaaacaagaAACCAAAATTGCTGCCACAAAAGTAGAACATGTTATTCCCACCTAACAGGCCTTCATCCTCAAATAGAGGTAAGTTTTTCTGGTCAtaattttgatggaaaatttGGAGGAggaattcattaaatttataataattcagataataatgCTACAGTCTGAGTTACATTTCCAATTCCGTACAATGTTTTGCACCATGAGTTTTCCTCTTTCTAAATTGCACTTTCAAAACTATAACAATTGTGTTGTCCCTCTtctataaatctaaaatttagaaGACATACTAGTTTTGAACTAcccaaaacaaaattcaaattaaccaAACGATTTTACCATTATATGTATGATTCTAACGATAtgaaatcagaaaataaattaaaatcatccaagatttaaaatttaataagtttgaaCTATCAAAGTTTAACTAAGGAATGGTACTTTGggacatttatttctttttgtattcattaatacttttcaTTGTAATACTTCAGTACATTAGCTCAATTGATTTTATCCTAATATGTTAAGTGTTAACTTTCTCTCCTAAAAATATGAACTAACAAATGTACTTCTAGTGAAAAGATTAGTTGCGGATCATCTGTAGATTGGATATGGATAATTTGAAACCCAggataataatataacttaattaattttgtaaaaagtttcaaaagtATATTAACTCAATCAGGTAATTCAAATTTTGGTTAGCTTGGAGCAAAAATCCATCAGTTTCTCGTAAATATGTAAGAAATTCGCTGAATCGTCACAACAAACGTAGTGTTACCTGACATTGTCTCGTCATCCACATCGTTCTCGTCATTGCTAACCTCCCCACCGGTCTGTCTAGTGGCGTTGTTTTGGTGTTCACAGTCTTCCGTATCACTGAGCTCCTGCAAAATCCGAACATCTATAAACTGTTTCTTTCATGCTGAGTTCTCCAAGTTTATAGACAGTTAGTTGAAAGGACAGAGATGAacgataatttttttctaaacaggCATGAAATACTAATACGATGATGTGACAAATCAGAAGCAAACATACCTCACTGTCTGTAGTGCTGGCACTGGAAATATTGTGAGGCAGTGGTAGCGTTTGTGCACAGGTGCGCAGGTTTGGCGTGGACGCAGAGCTGGACAGATCGACTACATTCAGGCGGCGGCGATGTACTTTACTTCCTGACTGTGTCTCCTGACAGACACCGCCACTCCTGCTGGCACAACAAGTATCAATGTTACGATGTTACCATTTCAGATGCTAATTTAAGATAAACCAGTTTTGGTTCACGAACACTGTACATCTGGATCTTGTCTAATGTGA of the Homalodisca vitripennis isolate AUS2020 unplaced genomic scaffold, UT_GWSS_2.1 ScUCBcl_9065;HRSCAF=17430, whole genome shotgun sequence genome contains:
- the LOC124374568 gene encoding uncharacterized protein LOC124374568; translated protein: MLSLSTSIKACYIQSGGVCQETQSGSKVHRRRLNVVDLSSSASTPNLRTCAQTLPLPHNISSASTTDSEELSDTEDCEHQNNATRQTGGEVSNDENDVDDETMSELGSLWESWSSGSGSGEESPQQSIVLETTDQCSLVIIDLPTREDDSPQPGPRGE